One window from the genome of Haloprofundus halobius encodes:
- a CDS encoding KTSC domain-containing protein, which produces MKAVTKDGREVECAEVRERDHGVVLYDGDERQVGYVPYDGLELVVRTRLPVSSSSLRSVGYDEDTGALELEFHSGGVYQYEDVAEETYEELLRASSRGRYFHDNIRGEYDYRRIL; this is translated from the coding sequence ATGAAAGCGGTGACGAAGGACGGCCGCGAGGTGGAGTGCGCCGAAGTTCGAGAACGCGACCACGGAGTGGTGCTCTACGACGGCGACGAACGACAGGTCGGATACGTCCCGTACGACGGGCTCGAACTCGTCGTGCGAACGCGCCTGCCCGTCAGTTCGAGCAGTCTGCGGAGCGTCGGTTACGACGAGGACACGGGCGCGCTCGAACTCGAATTCCACAGCGGCGGCGTCTATCAGTACGAGGATGTCGCCGAGGAGACGTACGAGGAACTCCTCCGCGCGTCCTCCCGCGGACGGTACTTCCACGACAACATCCGCGGCGAGTACGACTACCGCCGGATTCTGTAG